Below is a genomic region from Dryobates pubescens isolate bDryPub1 chromosome 33, bDryPub1.pri, whole genome shotgun sequence.
AATCTAACCACCGCCACCAAACTAACCCAAAGAGGAGACAAGAAACAAATGTTTGACTGGAAAGGTTTGCTGGGAGTGCAAACCAATGCACCCTTCAAAAGCAAAACTCTTCTGCTCTGTGGTAAAACCAGGCCGAACTTCCCCCTCAGATGGACTGAAGTGAGGATTCTGTGAGCACAGCAGGAACTGGACCTGCCCTCTGAAAGGCCAGAGGGGAAGCTGGGCTGCTGTAGTGTCCTTGCCAAGCAAAGAGAGGTGAGCATGCCACACCCCAAAGCACAGCCCACGAGAGCCTTTCCAGGCTGTGTCCAAGGAGAACAGAACTGTGTCAGTCAGCTCCTTACCAACTGGCTGTACCCAAGGCCTCCCTCGGGCGGCCTGGGGCTGGTGCCACGCTTCACCCGCTGCTGTTCGCTCTTTGCTGGCCAGGTGGGAAACATGGAGGGGTCAATGGGCAGCGGAGTCTCCCGGAAATACTCATGCTTCAAACCATCCTCAGCAGTGATCCTTCTGGCTGGGTAGTATGTCAAAAAGCTGCAAAGAGTTTAGGAAGACAAAAAAGAGGTATTGAGTATAGGAAGACAAGGAAATAGGGGAGTGACAGAGGGGCAGAAAGAAGAACCATTGTATCCCCCAACTGATAAACccttcagaaggaaaagcaagaagGGAGTGGGGTTTAAGAAAGAATTCCATTGCTGGCTATGATTGCTGCCATGCAGCTGACCTAACACAGCCAGTTCACCTTAACATGCTTCCTACATGAACCTGTAAGGAGTGGAGTAGCAGCTGAAACTACAAATCAGAAGTAGTTGTTGCAGGGCTCTGCTTACACACCTCAGCCCCTGGGGGTAGTCAGATGCAGCTCAGAAGGGATCCAGGCTGTGTCATCCACAATATTTTACAATGCTACTTAGCCTTTTAGAGAAGACAACTTGAGATGATACTGATTCACCCCAGAATGATGTCAGGGAGTGTAAGTTAACTGCAGAGCCTGTGGTTGATTTCACAAGACAGAAAGATGCTTTCCTGTACAATTCATCCTCCCAAACAAGGTTTGGCCCTGGCCATGCAAACACTGCCACAGTCAAGAGCTGTACATGTGATGAGTTCCACTGCCCTGTGTTTCTGCAAGATCCAGACCCACAGGAATGCCAGAGTATTGTGATGGAGACAAAGCCATAAGCAGAGCAGTTAAGTAAATTATACTGATGGGAAACCCCCAGGAGTGCTTTGCAACATGattcctggcacaggctgctttgTTCCCCTCTTGTAACAACTGTAATTCAATGGTTTTAACAAGGTCCATCACACAACCCCACAACAGCTGAGCTACCACATCATTAAACATGACATCAACCAGCTAAAACTGCTACTAAAAcgtttttctcttcttctaggATGTGTGTGCAAGAATCATCTTGGACTGGGGATTAAAAGCAGGTGTTAAGAGCATGGTACACTAAATAAAGCTGCTGAGGCACGTCACAGGAACCTCAAATGCATCAGCATGTTTTGATCAGGTTAAGTGCACTGAAACACCAGCAGAGCCTCACTgcaagtccttttccaccagtGTCCTGTGTGCAGACATTCCCCCATCAGGCAGCACTCACTTGTTCATCAGATCAAAGCCCTGATCAGAGAGGAGGGCTCCAAATCTCTTGCGGAGGTTGTTGTAGGGGTATTCTGTGAAGGTCATCTTCTTAACTGCTGGCAGCTCGTTGTAACCAGGCCAGATTTTTTCACTTGGAGTCCCCAGATCCTGTAAATTAAGATCATCTCCTTAATTCTAGAGTGCAAGCCTTCTACTTAGTCATCATGGAGTTGGTAAGTGTCCAGAGAACACAGACCAATCATGATCTTAGCCTATTACAAGTATTGCAAGACAAGAACCAGAGCAATGAGCTTCATCTCAAAGAGCAACAAGCACTTGCAACTTCTTACTACTGCAAAGCAGCCAGCTCTAAATCCAGTCAGAGTCCAGAGGGGTTACTAAAATCCTTACCTTAAACACTTTGTTGATCTGGTCAATTTCTGACTTGCCAGGAAAGAGAGGTTTCTGTGTTAACAGCTCTCCAAATATGCAGCCCACTGACCACATGTCTATTGCTGTTGAGTATTCCTGCAAAGAGCATTAGATGACACCTTGTAAAATCAgtaacagctctgctgagctgcctggggaggtgttggtggtgttctttttttggtttggggatttatTTGAGGTTTGTGTTTTTAGGGATGCTGAACTGAACACACAGAACATTTTGATACCCGAGGCACAAGGTGACGGTGATGGTTTGCACTGAGCCatgcccaggccagcagcatgctGAAGGAGAAAGACTCCCATCTCCCACCCCCTACCACCTTCTCTCTGTGGAAGAAGGAACCTTTTGGGCTGTGTTACTAGGAAAAATAATACTGAGGAGTCAGAATTCCCActtctaaatcacagaatcagaagatggtaggggttggaagggacctgtggagataGCCACCTAAAGAATCCAGCATGGGCATGCTTTGTTCACAAATCATGAAACAGAATCAGCCTGAGGAGCCAATCCTCTAGCAGGAAGAAGGAGAAACATACCTTAgctccaagcagcagctctggagccctgtaCCAAAGTGTCACAACCACTGGTGTGTAGGGCTTCAGTGGGGAGCCATACTCTCGGGCTAGTCCAAAGTCTCCAACCTAAACAGAAGTTGGTATCAGCAAGATTCCAAACACTGACCACGAGGTCATTGTCAGTGCCAATCTGTGTGTccccagtggctgctgcagggcctctCTCTGGACtcacaacagctctgtgtccttctgaggctggggacacctcagctggaggcagtattcaagatggggtctcagcacaacacagtcaaggggcagaatcccttctcttgccctgacggccacactcctctggaggCAATCCAGCACATGgctgccttctgagctgcatgagggcactgctggctcatggggagcttctcatccatcaatATACCCAAGTCTCTCTTCAGAGCTACTCCCATCCCACTCTGCACACCAGACCATGTTTATCTGTCACATCCTAGCTGAAATgttccagctgtggcagggcaCTCTCTTCACTAGAGAAGCTCACTCCTTCACAACTGTACATGTgtcacagcacagctcctggtgtGATGAATGCAAACCCATCCTATCCAGCTCTTGGCACAGCCATGGTGCTGTGTCATTCTGCAGGACAAGTTTTTCCCTAAGTGTGAAAGCTCTGATGTAATCCTTACCTTTAAAATGCCTGAGTGACtgagcagcaggttggaagtTTTCAGGTCCCGGTGCAGGATCCAGTTGTCGTGCAGGTGTTTGACTCCTCGCAGTAACTGGATCATCAAGGTCTTCACTTCACCTGAAATGAGCAAAAAGTAGCCAAATGCATTCAAGAGAATCACATCTAGCTTGaatttttgggttgtttggagaacagggaagaggagagggaaggaggaaagggaggtcAAGTTAGAAGTGCAGTACAGACCGCCATAAAAATCTGTCACAGGACGAGAAGAGTTAaacccagagagctgccagcagagcaagaACCCatttggaatagaattaaccaggttggaagagacctttgagatcatccaacaccatctcatcaactaaaccatggcaccaagcaccccatccagtctcttcctaaacacctgcagtgatggtgactccaccacctccctgggcagcacatccccatggccaatctctctatgaagaacttcttcctaacatccagcctttgGATAGCTGGAGTGCATCCAAACAGTGCTCAGAAACAAAAGCCAGTGTTCTCCTCCagttcagcagcagggaaactCCCCCACTTTCACATCTGAACCTCCACTTCACCCTGAGCCTGCAAACTGGATTCACCAGCCAAGCATCACCACAgtaccagcactcccagcctgCAATCCTCTCCTAACCTGGGCAGTAAAATCCACCTGACCAGAGAAAAGCCAAAGTCCCTCTTCCAAGGAACACTCTAGGGCCGTTCCAAAGCAGCACCTCTCAGTGTACAGCAGGTTCTCTGATGTCAGCAGAGCCCAAAGACACTGAGGGTTGTGTTGGGCACTTCTCCTGTTTTAAGACTGCCAGGAAGAGTGCAGCAATCAGTACCTGGCAGGAATGGTTGCTTCATTGTTTCCATCAGACTCTTGAGATCATGTTCCACATAGTTCATGACTATATAGATCTTATCCATATTGCTGCCTACCACAATTTCctgaaacacagaagcaaaCAAATCATAATGAGCACGCTGCATTTACAAAGCAAGCCAAAAGGAGTTCTGCACATTCACTGGCAAGGTGAGGAATTAGCTAAAATCCACAGAAAATGTCTTTGTctatgaaaaaaaccacaaacaacaccACATATTAGGTAGAGACAAGTCAAGTCTGTGTAGCTTatgggcagtgcccagctgttCACAGAAACAagctctgctcccagtgctAACATTGCCACAAGGCATTTTAAGAGCCCAGAGGCAATATTTCAAGGACAAAGATACTTTTAAAAGCAGAGGATTGTGGCCTTACTCTGACTGTGACAATATTCAGATGCTGTGCTTTCAGAATTGTGTTTATTTCTCTCAGAGAAGTAATGGGAaagccttccttttccttttccattttcagtcGCTTCAGAGCCACAATTTCATctgcaaagagaagagaattagcTGAGAAGATGCACGGTAAGAGGTGCCACAGTGTTCTGGCACTGGGAGAGGAACACATCAATAGCTTGATGGTCTTGCACTGTTCATGGGAAATGCAATCATTTCTGTCAGACACTTGGCCACTACaaagcagatcacagaatcatgaaggttggaaaagatctccatgatcattgagtccaactgctaAAACCAAgtcaccaccaaaccctgtccctcagcaccacatctgtgcatttgtgaacacttccagggatggtgattccaccacttccctgggcagcctgctccagagcttaaCCACtccttcagcaaagaaattgttcctcatgtgcaatttaaacctcccctggcacgacttgaggctgtttgctcTCATTCTGTCTCATTAcgtgggagaagaggccaacccccacctggctccaacctcctttcagggagttacagaGAGATAAGCAAAGAGATTgagttttaaaaatagaaacccACTTGCATTCACAAGAAGTGGCTTTTGAGAGGAAGGGATAAAACCAGAGAGAGTGACATTTCTTTCTGCCACACAACAGTGCAGCTTACaacccctgcctgccagcccctgcctttaTGGACTCCCTCACCAGTCACATCACATTCTGAAAGCTTCCACCCTGGCAACTCTCTACAGCAGATCTCAAACCAGAAACAACTGAACCAGAAACTGAAATTGTATCAACTGTTCTACACCATCATGGCCAGTACAGAGAGGACTTCTGAATTCAAAGAGCTCGAAGTGAAGCCCTTACGTCAAAGCCCACATCCTATTAAACAGCAGAGATTCCTCTACATAAAGTATTTGGGGCAGGTTTTGTTCATCAAAGGGAGAATGCAGaactgtcagcagcagccctaagTGGAGTGAGATAACCACTGGACACCATTTCTACTGACCTGTCTTCTTGTCCTTTGCCCTGTACACCACACCATATGTTCCTTCTTCAATCCTGTTCAAACACTGAAATTCCTCCACGCTGCGACAGCCCTGAAAAGGCAAACACAAAGCCAACCTTTAGCCCTCTccagggtttggtttggtggggtttggagggtttcttttaaagaaaacacacaGTAAACTTCAGCAAAATCCCAGAAATTGTTAAAATCTACCAAGAGAATTCACCCACATGGCAACACCACAGCAGAATGGTGTCTCTGGGGGCTATTTTCACTTGGAATCCTCAGCAGACTCTGTGTTTTAGTAGATTAACTGAATTATTTCATCAAGTCTTCACTCATTGATCTTTGCATAGAATAACCTGACATTTCTGCCAAAATGGCAAAGGTGGCAGCTCAGCACTTCAGACTGAAATATTCCTTATAGTTCAGTTAACAAAAAGATGGTTTAGTTTCATAGTTCTATACTCTGCTTCTGACTGCAAAACTAATCATCACCCATCAGTCTCACTTCAGGTGAACAGCTCTCTCCCAAGTATCTGTTTTCAGACAGCAATACCAAGATGTCAGAGCATCAAATGTATTGTAACATTCTTATTACCTCTATCTAAAAGGTAGAGAGAGAGTTTTGCTCCATGCACATTCTCACTTCATCAAAACACCCCAGCAGTATTTCCCCCAGAGATCTGTAGTTGGTGACACTTAGTCAGCAAGAGTGAACTATCCCCTGCACAAGAATGTGTGACAGCAGCTAGGGAAATCCATCTGCCTGTGGCATTCCCAAGAATCCTTTAAGTGATGATCTACCTGAAGTGCAGGGAGGTACTTGGGCAGCTCCTGTTTCAGCTCAATGGGGGAAGAAGCTGGTGAGTCAGGGATATAGTCTCCTTCCGTCATGGCATTGGAGTGAGGAGTACCCTCCCctacctcctcctcttccacttcGCTTCCTGCTGAATCTCGGTCAAACCTCGACTCTGTAACTTTAAAAGTCAGAATCAGTGGTGGAAAGAGGGAGACAACTGGAACAATGAAGTTCAGATTTAGACAAATAACCTCTGTGTTTCACTGCCCTAGGAGTGCAACTTCTGTTCATTTAACCATAAGAAGCCAGATTTCTCCTCTTTGCAGAGGTGATGCTTTCAAGATCTTGTCCAGTCCCAGACATAAAATATCCAGCATGTCAGAAACAGACATCTCTACACTGAGTGAAAGAGAAAACTGATCTGATGGCAAAGCTTCTTTGAAGAGAGGGCAGGACAACAGACccaaaatgaagaagaaagcaagctCAGTAGAATAGGATCTGATTTCCTCTAAACAGATTTCAAGGACTTTCTGATATGAGAAAGGCCCCACAGTGACAAATATGTGATGCTTTAGAACAAAGGCAGAACTACAAGAAGATTTTAAATGTTTGCAGAAATAGCTGGATTTGGCTGCAAAAGCTCAGCCAGAGCTTGCATTAAATACTCAGTATTTGCATTGTACCAACTGGGATGTGGTTTCCATTCTCCCGTTCCTCCTCTTCACTCATTTCTTCTTCGCTCACCTCTTCTGCAAAACAGAATCAAGCTCAAGTGAGTaacctcagcactgctgcagctccttgtaAGGCAGATCACTGCTCAAATGCTTTTCTAACTCACTAGGCCTTCTTTACCACCTACTTAGTGACCTCATCCTTCTGCTTCACTTGGGAAGCAAAGGCTTCCCCTAATTCAGCAGAACTGCACCTTGCAGcttccagcacagcacacaatGATCTGGGAAcgtggggagggaggcaggtgaaCAAATGAAGTAACAAAACTTACTGGTATTTTCTTATGTAATTGATATTAAAGAACACCCAGCCAGAGCATGCTTTTGTGCCTTTTCTTTGCTAATTAACAAGTAAGACCTTGTTACCAGGTCCTGGTAAAAGGCTTTTGCTAAACCTTTTCTTATTACTTGTGCTGGTTTAAAGCCAAAAGTTACCTGAAGCTTGCAGGGGAAATTAAAAACACCAGACACttgtatttcaccactctcccaATTAGTATTTGTATTGGAAAGTGTTTGTAAGGGTCAATTTTACAACTCTGTCAGCCTTACACCACAGCTTACATCACTGAAGACCACCAAGATGGCTTTCAGTGTTCTACTCGGGCTGCTCAGACAGGTGATTGGTATTACCTCTATACACAAGCATAGAATAGgacttgggggttttttctctTTAGTAATCTTGACCTGTGAGGTCTCAGCCTATCCTAGactaagagaaaaggaaaacattcaaatgaaacacaaagaggaggaaaaagaatccCAACACACCAtactcagccctgctccctgccactcaCCAGCTGACTGCTCAGACACTTCCTCAGAATTGCTTCcggtctcctcctcctcctcctcttcctctccctcttcctcagaACCTTCACTGCTggattcttcctcctcctcttctgagcCTGATCCAGATTCTGCTCAGGAAGAAGCAAACAGATACCAAAGTAGGTACAGGCTCTAACAGCAGCGTTTCCTCAGCAGACAGCCGCACagccagtgacagcagcagagctgtgttcaATCACCTGATGAGGACTCTGCTGAGCTGGTTTTCCTCTCGCTGTCACTGATGTCCTGCAAGTCTGAAAGGGGATCTCTCTCTTCTGGTTTCTCTTCTTTTACTGTTGAGACCACAAAGATTAAGAACAGGGTGCTGACTGCATTCACTTCTACTTACAGGACACTCTGAACACCCAGGTAACTGCTTTACTTTCTCTGCCCATTAAATTGGTGCTGAACATTCTTGCAGAGGAAATTCAGAGCgctacagaaaacaaaacaatcatcCTCTGCTCAAAAGAGGCAACAGGTTTTCTGGACTGGAGTggtgcaggctcaacagccaaAAATGTGGAATACTGACCTTTTGGTTTTCAAAGCTGATATATTGCCTAAGCATctctaacagaaaaaaatcaggagGTAAGTGACATGGTACCAAGTACCACCACAACACAGCTTCACCAATCTATGTGCACACAGCACTTACTACTCTAATGCAGCCCCTCTAAACCACCAGGAAACAGCAGGTGGAAGTAAGTGTTGATGGATCAGACCATAGCTTCCAAGGACttactgcctgcctgcccctgggatTTCAGCTGGTGACACTCTGCAATCAGCTCACTTGAAACAGTTACACTTGTTTTGATAGCTACACACCTTAACAAGGCAGACACAGAGCTCTTCTTTAACCAAAGAGACACTTATGTCAGTTGTGGAAGTCCCCTACTCACAGTTAGGACCTTCTAGGCATGGGAAGGGCCGTTTTCTGGCTTAGAAAACATAATTCACTATCTATCCAGAAGACTGCCTTCaagatttgttttcttctccaagatgacagcatcagtggtgcttAAACTGTATTGATCCCTGCCAGGTAACTTTTTAAGGTAGTTGAGTTCCTAACAACAACTGGAGCTAGTGCAAACAATCTCCTTTGTACCTGCAAGGGCTTTAAACTACCAAACGTTACAAattcaggcagctgctgcttttctcactgaatgaagtgactcGCTGTGAACCTTTTTCGATCGCTACTCCGACTACAAAAAGGAAAGCTTCGGTTTGTCACTTGCAAAGTCACCtgcaaacccagcactgctgtacaGAAGAGtgcacagattcacagactgcatcagggtggaagggaccctcagaggtcaccttgtccaagcctcctgcagtgagcgGGGACACCACACGTGCATGGCCATGAACgctccagctgtggcaccaCGGCTGCAGCAGACAATACCTTCCACAGAGTCCCAGGGATAATGAAACACTACCCAGGAAGAGCTCCTCCTAGCCCCCAAAGACACGATGATGAAGTGGCAAATGCTACCTGGTTTCCTGCTATCTGCTTGCTCAAGCTTGTCTCTCTGCTGTCGTAATGGGCTGCGACTCCAGGGTCTCATTTTTACTTTGTCTCCATATTCTTCCCTCACTGTTCTATGGTGAGCAGAAACTAGTGAAAACAAAACCGGAAAAAGCGTTacacctcctgccctcagcactcctggctgccaccaccacctgctTTGCATTTTCCCTTCCAAGCTCAAGGGGAATGGGGAGGAGCAGAAGTGGAACCTAGCTGCATCTAGGAGAGCAAAGGACTTCACCTCATGCACAATAAAACAGGGGTTTGCACTGCTTAGAGGAAGGTGCTGCCAGACTTGGAAAGAGAAGCAAGATGCCCTTACGCTGCGCAGTAAGCACCCCGAAGCTGAGGCAGTTCatgccagagagagagaagtggacAGACCAGGAAGATACATAAAAGAATAAAACCAGCTAAGGTTTGGAAAGAGCTGACAGAACAGAGGAATAAAAATAACTAAAATGAACAGCTAGAAAGACTGAGCAGAATCGGTGTAAATACCAAGCACAAAAAGGGAGCTGTTTGGAGTGAGCTGAACTAGGGAGAGCAGCAGTAAATATGGCTTCTGCTACTCTTGAACACCTTTGTCACttgagcacaggaacaggctttgATTTTTACCTCTGAAAGCTAGGACAGAGATCCTTTAACCCAAAATGACCTGAACTTAGCCTGCAGGTACCTGACATGCTATAAAAGTGAGGTTCATGTGTAGCAGTTAATGCAAATTGCTCAGTTATCAGATCTTCCCCACTTGACTCCCACTAGAGCCTTTTTCATGGTTGGAGTTTAGCCAATCTGTacccctccctgtgcagatTATGTCCCCTAAACCCTTAGAACTCTTCATTTTGAGACTTCAATCTCTATGAAATTGAGTCAGACTTCAGAAGTTTCAGCAGCAACCAGGACCATGACAGATACCCAGGCACAGACAATGTCACTGACATAAATCTTGGCTCTACAGGAAACCAGATGGAAAAACAATAGAGGCAAAGCAAGACTTAGTGACTACTCACTAGCCTTGAATATTTAAGGCACGTGACATTCATTGATTTCCCCATGTAGAACTCAACAGAATCTTTTCCCTCCCATGAAGCAGCTCCCCCTGGTTGAATTTGTTTTAACGCTGGCACTGACCTAAGCAACAAATGCTTTCTACACCTTCACTGAGCCAGCAGGCAGCGAGCCCAACCAACACTCCTGCAGACAGTTACCTTCTCTCCTGGCTTCCCGCTCCTTGcgcctctcctcagctctcctctctcgttctttctgctccctttgctctttctgctgctctcGGATTTTCCTCTCCCGTTCtcgctccagctgctccagacGGTCTCTAGAAAAGAATCATCTCTGGTGATGTGGCAGCTCCCTACCATTTCAGCTTCTgaagcaaaggaaagcaaatgaCAAGGCCATTGTGATGGCTGCACACCAGtcaagagcagaggcagcttttCAGCTGCTCCTTTAGAAGCAGCATTTCAAGGGCAAAGCCGAACCAGacgagctgctgcagctggatttAAACAGAAATTCAGCAAGTTCAGTTAATAAATCCTCTGATACTATGCAAATCTAgttcatgcctttttttttcctttccattgtAGTAAAAAACTGGCAATGAACTCGCCTAGAAATACCTGGAGTCATGAAGCCACTTACAAAGGTGATTAAAGTCAAAAGCACATTTTGATCACACAACACACTCACAGGaatgcagcactggcagcagacCTCACAAGTTTTTGCTCTGAATTATTTCTGATTTCAGGAGGGTGAAAGGTTAGAGATAGCTTtagaggaagaagctgttcatCTCTGCTGGTTTGtcacaggggagggagggatagATGTACCTCTCCCTCCTGGAATGCTCCCTTGCCATCTCTCTCCGTTTCTGTCTTTCCCATTCTCGTCGAGCTTTATCCTGCTCTTCTCTATGTCTCTTCCTACGCTCATGTTCCCGTTCTTTCTCTTTCACTCTGGCATGTTTCCCTAAACAAACAGAAATTCATTTTGGAGTGTTACTCTTCAAAATACTTAGAGCTCCTGTTTTTaagaagcaaaactagaaaggaGGAAAACTCGTGGTAAC
It encodes:
- the LOC104305887 gene encoding cyclin-dependent kinase 11B isoform X4; amino-acid sequence: MGDEKDSWKVKTLDEILQEKKRRKEQEEKAEIKRMKNSDDRDSKRDSLEEGELRDHRMEITIRNSPYRREDSMEDRGEEDDSLAIKPPQQMSRKEKTHHRKDEKRKEKRRHRSHSAEGKHARVKEKEREHERRKRHREEQDKARREWERQKRREMAREHSRRERDRLEQLERERERKIREQQKEQREQKERERRAEERRKEREARREVSAHHRTVREEYGDKVKMRPWSRSPLRQQRDKLEQADSRKPVKEEKPEERDPLSDLQDISDSERKTSSAESSSESGSGSEEEEEESSSEGSEEEGEEEEEEEETGSNSEEVSEQSAEEVSEEEMSEEEERENGNHIPVESRFDRDSAGSEVEEEEVGEGTPHSNAMTEGDYIPDSPASSPIELKQELPKYLPALQGCRSVEEFQCLNRIEEGTYGVVYRAKDKKTDEIVALKRLKMEKEKEGFPITSLREINTILKAQHLNIVTVREIVVGSNMDKIYIVMNYVEHDLKSLMETMKQPFLPGEVKTLMIQLLRGVKHLHDNWILHRDLKTSNLLLSHSGILKVGDFGLAREYGSPLKPYTPVVVTLWYRAPELLLGAKEYSTAIDMWSVGCIFGELLTQKPLFPGKSEIDQINKVFKDLGTPSEKIWPGYNELPAVKKMTFTEYPYNNLRKRFGALLSDQGFDLMNNFLTYYPARRITAEDGLKHEYFRETPLPIDPSMFPTWPAKSEQQRVKRGTSPRPPEGGLGYSQLGDDDLKDTGFHLTTTNQGASAAGPGFSLKF
- the LOC104305887 gene encoding cyclin-dependent kinase 11B isoform X5, whose protein sequence is MGDEKDSWKVKTLDEILQEKKRRKEQEEKAEIKRMKNSDDRDSKRDSLEEGELRDHRMEITIRNSPYRREDSMEDRGEEDDSLAIKPPQQMSRKEKTHHRKDEKRKEKRRHRSHSAEGKHARVKEKEREHERRKRHREEQDKARREWERQKRREMAREHSRRERDRLEQLERERERKIREQQKEQREQKERERRAEERRKEREARREVKEEKPEERDPLSDLQDISDSERKTSSAESSSAESGSGSEEEEEESSSEGSEEEGEEEEEEEETGSNSEEVSEQSAEEVSEEEMSEEEERENGNHIPVVTESRFDRDSAGSEVEEEEVGEGTPHSNAMTEGDYIPDSPASSPIELKQELPKYLPALQGCRSVEEFQCLNRIEEGTYGVVYRAKDKKTDEIVALKRLKMEKEKEGFPITSLREINTILKAQHLNIVTVREIVVGSNMDKIYIVMNYVEHDLKSLMETMKQPFLPGEVKTLMIQLLRGVKHLHDNWILHRDLKTSNLLLSHSGILKVGDFGLAREYGSPLKPYTPVVVTLWYRAPELLLGAKEYSTAIDMWSVGCIFGELLTQKPLFPGKSEIDQINKVFKDLGTPSEKIWPGYNELPAVKKMTFTEYPYNNLRKRFGALLSDQGFDLMNNFLTYYPARRITAEDGLKHEYFRETPLPIDPSMFPTWPAKSEQQRVKRGTSPRPPEGGLGYSQLGDDDLKDTGFHLTTTNQGASAAGPGFSLKF
- the LOC104305887 gene encoding cyclin-dependent kinase 11B isoform X1, which encodes MGDEKDSWKVKTLDEILQEKKRRKEQEEKAEIKRMKNSDDRDSKRDSLEEGELRDHRMEITIRNSPYRREDSMEDRGEEDDSLAIKPPQQMSRKEKTHHRKDEKRKEKRRHRSHSAEGKHARVKEKEREHERRKRHREEQDKARREWERQKRREMAREHSRRERDRLEQLERERERKIREQQKEQREQKERERRAEERRKEREARREVSAHHRTVREEYGDKVKMRPWSRSPLRQQRDKLEQADSRKPVKEEKPEERDPLSDLQDISDSERKTSSAESSSAESGSGSEEEEEESSSEGSEEEGEEEEEEEETGSNSEEVSEQSAEEVSEEEMSEEEERENGNHIPVVTESRFDRDSAGSEVEEEEVGEGTPHSNAMTEGDYIPDSPASSPIELKQELPKYLPALQGCRSVEEFQCLNRIEEGTYGVVYRAKDKKTDEIVALKRLKMEKEKEGFPITSLREINTILKAQHLNIVTVREIVVGSNMDKIYIVMNYVEHDLKSLMETMKQPFLPGEVKTLMIQLLRGVKHLHDNWILHRDLKTSNLLLSHSGILKVGDFGLAREYGSPLKPYTPVVVTLWYRAPELLLGAKEYSTAIDMWSVGCIFGELLTQKPLFPGKSEIDQINKVFKDLGTPSEKIWPGYNELPAVKKMTFTEYPYNNLRKRFGALLSDQGFDLMNNFLTYYPARRITAEDGLKHEYFRETPLPIDPSMFPTWPAKSEQQRVKRGTSPRPPEGGLGYSQLGDDDLKDTGFHLTTTNQGASAAGPGFSLKF